In the Nymphalis io chromosome 2, ilAglIoxx1.1, whole genome shotgun sequence genome, one interval contains:
- the LOC126779003 gene encoding mucin-5AC: MGRRRWRFATIVAFLLFITKDTQCQDENDFYYTPERSFAQVQPSIFPNSRPATSFFEHGDNYRVASAPQQPLYNEGRVRFPVPNYDQNPSPFQLPTGRSQSGTQYYINQPEFTTSQRQRFRPSLPYNFQLVHPASTKRPDVSQIHSVAYQNDPSKPETFLGQITLNNPDIDYLQNNRYKNLPFDGNSLKSNGQSGHIVHDDEIDNDDQDIFDRHKVTTYNPTKLAGRQKINIKPNNSRFSHFDSPSLDLKKVSPIVPGNKYNINSNFKTIKNTPITYHSSSTEYKTLLDLEPLLEDDISDMSSFRELMKNNQASYDVQVIKSNNTVETDDSKPDASSMNQDNIPNDSAPMLMSLESSTKTSTTITTPTTTTFKTNDSDNTHEDLNEDVDEEGEYVEYYDDEDDTEVKHTTTSKTIKTSVEPVTDIYDEYDATEEPEKVSEEIKINTTKSFDVLVMKPNNTMVKDDNFKHFIDTTVIDRPEQGNDSDTTAPSLKFTFSKEDVSSIETPSILGQEVVSVVTTKSVVNGTISIPDVTYPPTPKSAVTFAMNNENNDSFPITTENWIVVASVQTSRSVSGARFLPFPTVEQEEKKQVLTEDEEDESITQNPKHDSSSLINSSSSTENINDKLDSIQSELSSAVLSGSLNKENKNIELITETTTEQTTKPSSTTTTTTTTTTTTTPATVNVFTLKSTQFSVATERSSPDPLPVQIKKFAHRLTTSTTPKPKKKLVTVMDDLSGLLPPGYKPRQSFKDKRTSTTTTTTSITTTMKPTTSTSTSFPTITNDAKIINGTQGRSSGISSKNKVIILDDKSLLPKEYKPKERTPDDLFKKFQKDDLSKLLPPGFKPEVIETNNNENKDKQDILKNVEKLDISAILQKSFKLNTSTTTTTEKSKIIPKIPIKAVPVDISALLPPGYNLNNSKTDEAPIVKLKLADVTNLLPPGFNLNTSEDTTSSTTTASSGGFKLVFPSRPNGKASRKTTTQKSSSGPAQVTPKIQKGWPTRASTEFTGWPSPSTTPFSIERLLEMQRNATSTTPEIEIRTESTTRRLITSTTTTTAPPQPTTPGICRHECDIAATIKIVSGVKWVPEFLDQHTKEWQKLAKEVKEELNSVYSKSDLLSKWYKGIRIDGFSQGSVLVDYFIELNNVEQRVDTTQLKKFFHKSLHEAKSGSVMEEELIDTFDPDAMLGDQPDEERMRKSNEQMTKTIDKSAGKLEMGKFVMDPAYTEFIVLPKREEPTVAVPDEESLLPQWGIAVIVIALASLLFVVIFGVTVLVNRQKSTKTKQPIPLSEDMLRELDKSHMGGFDDMHQLKERDLPYIPSGKRMSTAFIEQLAYTNPGDSWRSEWTPQLQKHMQHYTPDSGRGSQIYGTTGNGYGGSQLYGQAGAGSQVYGYTGEFPRSHYSRRRSDYDSNF; encoded by the exons atGAAAACGACTTTTATTACACACCGGAAAGAAGTTTTGCTCAAGTACAACCGTCTATATTTCCAAACAGTCGACCGGCAACATCGTTCTTTGAGCATGGTGATAATTATAGAGTAGCGTCCGCACCACAACAGCCCCTATATAATGAAGGGCGTGTAAGATTTCCGGTCCCAAACTATGATCAGAATCCTTCGCCTTTTCAATTACCGACAGGCAGAAGTCAGTCTGGTACACAGTATTACATCAACCAACCTGAATTTACGACATCGCAACGGCAAAGGTTTAGGCCCTCCCTACCTTATAATTTTCAACTTGTGCATCCTGCTTCTACAAAGAGACCAGATGTGTCACAAATACATTCCGTCGCTTACCAAAATGACCCATCAAAACCTGAAACATTTTTAGgacaaattacattaaataatccTGACATAGATTATCTTCAAAATAacagatataaaaatttacCTTTTGATGGAAACAGTCTTAAAAGCAATGGGCAAAGCGGTCATATTGTACACGACGACGAAATCGATAACGATGATCAAGACATATTTGATCGTCACAAAGTTACAACATACAATCCAACTAAACTTGCAGGTAGAcaaaaaatcaatatcaagCCAAACAATTCCAGATTTTCTCACTTTGATTCTCCTTCTTTAGACCTAAAAAAGGTTTCTCCGATTGTACCgggaaataaatacaatataaatagtaattttaagactataaaaaatactccTATTACTTACCATAGTTCTTCTACAGAATACAAAACACTTTTAGATTTGGAACCTCTTCTTGAAGATGATATTAGTGATATGAGTTCATTTAGAGAATTGATGAAAAACAATCAAGCATCTTACGATGTGCAAGTTATAAAATCGAACAACACTGTTGAAACAGATGACAGCAAGCCGGATGCAAGTTCAATGAACCAAGATAATATACCAAATGATTCTGCCCCAATGTTGATGTCTCTCGAATCTTCGACAAAAACATCTACAACTATTACTACCCCAACTACTACAACATTTAAAACCAATGATTCTGATAACACTCATGAAGATCTCAATGAAGATGTTGATGAAGAAGGGGAGTATGTTGAATACTATGATGATGAAGATGATACTGAGGTAAAACATACAACAACCTCAAAAACTATTAAGACATCTGTTGAACCGGTTACAGATATCTATGATGAATACGATGCCACTGAAGAACCAGAGAAAGTGTctgaagaaattaaaataaatactactaaGTCTTTTGATGTATTAGTAATGAAACCGAATAATACAATGGTAAAAGATGataatttcaaacattttattgaTACGACGGTTATTGATCGTCCAGAACAAGGAAACGATAGTGATACTACAGCACCGAGTTTgaaatttacattttcaaaagaAGATGTTTCATCTATTGAAACACCATCCATTTTAGGTCAAGAAGTTGTCTCAGTTGTTACCACTAAAAGTGTTGTAAATGGCACTATTTCAATACCGGACGTTACATACCCACCTACACCGAAATCAGCTGTTACTTTTGCaatgaataatgaaaataatgattCTTTCCCAATCACAACAGAAAATTGGATCGTGGTTGCCTCTGTCCAAACAAGTCGAAGTGTTTCTGGCGCTCGCTTCCTTCCTTTTCCAACAGTTGAACAAGAAGAAAAGAAACAAGTATTAACAGAAGACGAAGAAGATGAATCTATAACTCAAAATCCAAAGCACGATTCTAGTAGTCTTATTAACAGTTCATCATCTACTGaaaatataaacgataaatTGGATAGCATACAATCAGAATTGTCTAGCGCAGTTTTATCTGGAAGccttaataaagaaaataaaaatatagagttAATAACAGAAACGACAACAGAACAAACTACTAAGCCAAGCAGCACCACTACTACTACTACGACTACTACAACGACCACTACCCCTGCGACAGTAAATGTATTTACTTTGAAAAGTACACAATTCTCTGTTGCCACAGAAAGATCTTCTCCAGACCCATTACCGgtacaaataaagaaatttgcTCATAGATTGACCACTTCAACTACACCAAAACCGAAAAAGAAATTAGTAACAGTTATGGACGATCTCTCGGGCTTACTACCTCCAGGATACAAACCAAGACAATCTTTTAAAGATAAGCGTACTAGTACTACGACAACAACAACATCAATTACTACAACAATGAAGCCTACAACTAGCACAAGCACTTCGTTTCCTACAATAACTAATGATGCGAAAATTATAAATGGAACTCAAGGTCGTTCCTCTGGTATAAGTTCTAAAAACAAAGTTATCATATTAGATGATAAATCTCTACTTCCGAAAGAATATAAGCCTAAAGAAAGAACTCCAGATGATTTATTCAAAAAGTTCCAAAAAGATGATCTTAGTAAACTTTTACCACCAGGATTTAAACCAGAAGTTAtcgaaactaataataatgaaaacaaagacaaacaagatattttgaaaaatgttgaaaaattaGATATATCAGCAATCttacaaaaaagttttaaacttAATACTTCAACTACAACAACAACtgaaaaatctaaaattatacCGAAGATCCCAATAAAAGCAGTACCAGTTGACATTTCTGCCTTATTACCACCAGGATACAATCTCAATAATAGTAAAACTGATGAAGCTCCAattgttaaattgaaattagCTGACGTTACAAATTTACTGCCTCCTGGATTTAATTTGAATACTTCAGAAGATACTACATCGAGTACAACAACGGCATCTTCAGGTggttttaaattagtatttccTTCGAGGCCTAACGGAAAAGCTAGCAGAAAAACTACAACTCAAAAATCAAGCTCAGGTCCAGCACAAGTAACTCCAAAGATTCAAAAGGGTTGGCCAACGCG AGCTTCAACTGAATTTACTGGTTGGCCATCACCTTCAACAACTCCTTTCTCTATTGAACGACTGCTTGAAATGCAACGCAACGCGACTTCTACGACCCCAGAAATTGAAATAAGGACCGAATCAACGACACGGCGACTAATAACCTCGACTACAACGACAACAGCACCTCCTCAACCAACTACTCCTGGAATCTGTCGCCATGAATGCGATATAGCAGCTACGATAAAAATAGTTTCag GAGTCAAATGGGTCCCAGAATTTTTGGATCAACATACAAAAGAATGGCAAAAACTAGCTAAGGAGGTGAAAGAGGAG cTTAATTCCGTCTATTCAAAATCGGATCTGCTAAGCAAATGGTACAAAGGCATTCGCATAGATGGATTCAGTCAAGGCTCCGTTCTCGtcgattattttattgaacTTAATAATGTGGAACAAAGAGTCGATACAACACAACTGAAGAAATTCTTCCATAAATCCCTTCACGAAGCAAAATCTGGTTCGGTGATGGAAGAAGAACTCATCGATACCTTCGACCCTGACGCAATGTTAGGAGACCAACCAGATGAGGAGAGAATGAGAAAAAGTAACGAACAGATGACCAAAACTATTGACAAATCTGCAGGGAAATTGGAAATGGGAAAATTTGTTATGGATCCAGCATACACTGAATTTATTG TTTTGCCAAAACGCGAAGAACCTACTGTTGCTGTTCCTGACGAAGAATCTCTTCTTCCACAGTGGGGCATTGCTGTAATTGTTATAGCTCTAGCATCGCTTCTTTTCGTCGTTATATTTGGTGTTACTGTG CTTGTTAATCGCCaaaaaagtactaaaacaaAACAGCCTATTCCACTTAGTGAAGACATGTTACGAGAACTCGACAAAAGTCACATGGGTGGATTTGATGACATGCATCAGTTGAAAGAACGAGATTTACCATACATACCGTCCGGAAAG CGTATGTCAACCGCCTTCATTGAGCAACTGGCATATACAAATCCTGGAGATTCGTGGCGATCAGAATGGACTCCACAGTTACAAAAGCATATGCAACATTATACACCTGATTCTGGGCGGGGATCGCAAATATATGGCACCACAGGCAATGG atATGGAGGATCGCAGCTTTACGGGCAGGCGGGCGCAGGATCACAAGTATACGGTTACACAGGGGAGTTCCCTCGTTCACACTACTCACGACGCCGCTCCGACTACGATAGCAACTTCTAG